ttatattttcactGGCACCGCACCATACAGTGGAGGCATAATTAATATATGATAGACAGTGTGCCACGTAAAACATTTTCAGTCCCTCCTTGTCTACAAAGGGTTTTAGTTTAAATAAGAGATGGAGATTGCTTGACAGCTTTTtacagataaagagagagagagagagagagagagagagagagagagagagagagagagagagagagagagagagagagagagagaggaagaaaaggaAGCCGGATGGGAGAGAATTAGTTaactaagtgtgtgtgtgtgtgtgtgtgtgtgtgtgtgtgtgtgtgtgtgcgtgtgtgcgtgcgtgtgtgtgtgtgtgtgtgtgtgtgggtgggtgagaGAGATGCGCCAGCCTGTTTGTCGAGTTACAAAACTGATTTGTTTTGATCAAATGAACCGGAAAACTCACACGGTTTCAATAAAAGAAATGACAATTCGCTCATTGTTTTCCCCCTTGTTCATTGTTCGTTAAAACTATCATTTAGACTCAAAATataacaagaatggtaggttaatGGAACGTGTAATTTATGACATAACAAAACGTGACATTCACTGTACTCCCCCCACCCAGCGGTCTtgtaagtggacagacagacaaacacttatgatacagaaaatgaacttatctcaacatTTTCCAAGCGACTCGCTTGCTACACGCTGGCGAGGCAATGATTCATGAATAATGACCACTATAAAAGACCACTAGGTCGAAGTACAgtgaattttttaattttttaatgtgtaatttaaaaaaaatttttttatctgttatttgttatttgtttttgatctttttttaatttttttattatttttttttatcatataaCCCCATTTTTGTCCTTAAGAGGCCAACCATATGTATGCCTGTAGGACATTCATATATCCAGTCGTCGTACAGTGAATGTAACGCTTTGttttgtattaaacaatggcgactgcacgtgagagtgaacaataaagagaccaaaaaacaatgtactcacgttaaaatgacgaacacggaacgaataacagcgacgtttcgacctaagggtcttcttcaggcacaaaaacacaaaagtacacacacaaaaaagaagaagaaagacgatagaacagatacagaggagaataactgacaaaacaactgcacttttttttgtcacaaaatgTTAAAAGTTTCAATAACCTAccgttttatattttttttgattctgaattttgcaaCGTTAGCGGTCTATTTTGGATTTTAGATTTCAGACTATAAAGAATCCTAAAATCCATTAAAACTTGAAATTAAAACTTTTAATCCCTGTCTACGTCACTCATTTCGTCATATattcattcattcgcttgcggcttcgtggcaggcggaagaaaaaaatcagccagataagtttttgttattgtttgtctgtacacTTAAAataccgttgggtcgatatatttgtgaatgtattgttttggcaataacaaacgttctaacaacatatctttctttttttttattataaagAATCCTACCAAGACTTTCTAGACGTTTTGGGCCTAGTGTATCTCTGTGAGCGTGATAATGACAGAgtaaatacaaatacaaaatcagAGCCTGCTAACACGAACAACTTTATGATCTTTTATTTGTTCGATCTTCCCGGATATTCGTGTGTTTTTTACTTCCCTGTTTTGTTATTGTGAAACGAAAATACAATCTTCACGCTAATACGACAACGTGTAAACACACGTTTCCTTATTGGTCTTTCATCTTTTCGCTTTTCCGGACTTTTGCTTCAAACTATGGTTTAGTCGTCTGTGAAGTCATTGCTTTAATACATATTTTCCGTAACTCATTGGCATTATTAGTATTTTTGAAAACTCACCCACAGACACGTTcgtatgcgcacacacacacctacgtgcgcgcacacacatttacacacacacacacacacacacacacacacacacacacacgcgcgcgcgcacacacacacacacacacaaacacacacaaacacacacacatacacacacacacacacacacacacacacacacacacacacacacacacacacacacacacacacacacacacacacacacacacacacacacacacacacacacacacacacacttttgtatTGACTTTCCATAAACATGCAAACGCTCAGCAATATTAACTTGCTTTCTCTTTTATTGTGTGTGCAATCGTCTACATGGCACAGTGACATGCCTGTTGCAAGTTGTTATGCACAAGCACTCGCCAACACTATCAAAATGCTTGCGTTTGGTGCATTATATTAAAGCAAAGCAACAAGTCAATTTTCAGAGACTTCAAAGATCGTTGCTTCAGTGTAAAGTAGCAACATTGAAACATATTGAACAAAAAGCAACCAATAATATTTTGAAATGTAAGAAAGCAATCAGAGACAGCTCTAacctgcaacaacaaaaaaagattaaaaaatgatAACGAATGGAACGTGTCAAAATAATATCCAGAATATGTACAAAAACTCTCAAGAATTTAGACCGAGAGGTTTTGCAAGAGAACGGACAACTTACTATATCATATatacacagcacacacacattaacgaGTGACTGAGAAACGAAAACTTAGCTTCGGTGGCAACCGGAATGAATGAAAGCAATCTCAACAACAATCAAACCCAGGAACTGTCAGTAGAAAATTATTAACAGGTTTCTGTGCGatttaaataaaaatacaaaataagtagctttttgttttttatatgtCATGACTGAGTTTGACATTTGGCTGGATTATGAATCTACGTAGCTGGATAGAAtcataaagcctgtccttaactgggcgaagtcgactacgcgaataTGCTTCACGAAGCatgccgcacgaagctttagcactgagtttttatttatttacgaggatttatatcgcgcacgtatctcaccacacaaggcgactcaaggcgcatgtctacctattaatgccgtgtgagagggaattttttacacaatatatcacgcattcacatcggccagtagatcaacagcctatatatgcgctgcatccacctttcacggcctattattccaggtcacacgggtattttggtggacatttttatctacgcctatacaattttgccaggaaagacccttttgtcaatcgtgggatctttaacgtgcataccccaatgtagtgtacacgaagggacctcggtttatcgtcacatccgaaagactagcacttgaacccaccacctaggttaggaaaggggggggggggggagaaaatttctaacgccctgacccagggtcgaactcgcaacctctcgcttccgagcgcaagtgcgttaccactcggccacccagtcgttaccattcggccacccagtccactcggccacccagtccactcggccacccagtccactcggccacccagtccactcggccacccagtccactcggccacccagtccactcggccacccagtccactcggccacccagtccactcggccaccccgCTCCttataaaaagacttcgcgaagtcgacttcgggctcaattaagggcCGCCCTTAGTCTGAGCTCACCTTGCTGAGATCAGAATTCCTATCTCAGCTGGATTAAATGAGAATCTATGGTTAtagaaaacacaacaacaaggATTCTTATATACATCATTGCAGAACAAAAGCTTGAAATGCCTAATAGTTTTCTTCAGGGGACGCAACCGGCGTAAGGTACCAATCTGTACGTTTGTCACGGGAGGTAACTGGTGCCAAGTAGCCATCTTCATCTTCTCCAGTAAGCCGAATCTGAGCAGGAAACCCGCCTTCGTCTTGGTATGCAGTCCCTGTTAGGCGACCGTGCATATCATCATCTAACGCCACAACTTGCGTTGAGCTTCTAGCATGGCCTTCTCTAGGCGATCCAGTCGATGGAACGAAAGCATCATCTGCATGCTCTGCAGGGGACTCGCACTTTGATTGGGTGCTTGATGACGTCAGTCGGCTCACGTGCTGACTCCTGGGATTTGATTGGATGTTCCGCAAGGTGTGAGGGACCGAGGGAAGGGTGTAGTAGGTGTCGGAAGATGCTGGTTCGTTGTCTGTGCTGTAGCCTGGTAGCGGGGCAGGAGGTCTTCCCACGTTGAAAAGCGGATCTGAAAGCATTTCGACGTGTAATTCACATATAATGATTTTGTGTACTCCTACGCTGAACTGAAACGAAAAGAATAGATGCTGTTCAGAAATGAAAGAGTTGCTCCCCTTGCACGTGCAGCAAGGGCAAACAAAACCAGGTGAGAGTGAAGTCGAGCGATCGACTCGCCTCtttttcctcctcttcttcttcttcgaatTTTCTCCgtacatgggctgaaactcccacgtactctCGCGGGTTTTGCACAGGTGGGTTTCTACATGTAttgccgtttttaccccgccattaagacAACCATACGTCGTTTAGAAAAATAATTTCCGATCTGTGTTTTGGACACCTTCCGCTCAATATTACGCTCCATTCGTACGAAAGTATGCACACTAGACTGCACAGATCACCGACCACGTGCACCACTCAAGCGACCTCACCGACCACGTGCACCACTCAAGCGACCTCACCGATCACGTGCACCACTCAAGCGACCTCACCGACCACGTGCACCACTCAAGCGACCTCACCGACCACGTGCACCACTCAAGCGACTTCACCGACCACGTGCACCACTCAAGCGACCTCACCGACCACGTGCACCACTCAAGCGACCTCACCGACCACGTGCACCACTCAAGCGACCTCACCGACCACGTGCACCACTCAAGCGACCTCACCGACCACGTGCACCACTCAAGCGACCTCACCGACCACGTGCACCACTCAAGCGACCTCACCGACCACGTGCACCACTCAAGCGGCCTCACCGACATGCACGTGCACCACTCAAGCGACCTCACCGACCACGTGCACCACTCAAGCGGCCTCACCGACCACGTGCACCACTCAAGCGGCCTCACCGACCACGTGCACCACTCAAGCGGCCTCACCGACCACGTGCACCACTCAAGCGGCCTCACCGACCACGTGCACCACTCAAGCGGCCTCACCGACCACGTGCACCACTCAAGCGGCCTCACCGACCACGTGCACCACTCAAGCGACCTCACCGACCACGAGCACCACTCAAGCGACCTCACCGACCACGTGCACCACTCAAGCGACCGGCGTGTCTCCACATGTGCTCGGCTATCAGTGTAGATATAAGCGTACATATCAGCATTGAATAGTAAGCTCTGATCTTCAACTAAAAGAGTTTTTGTTGACTATTTACATCAAAAGACGGTTGTGTTTTTGGTCTCAAACCTATCAAAAACGAATGACTGTTTTCAACTTTAGCAGGTTGACAACTATAAGATGTCCATCACGAAGTTCCCGTTGTACGAGGTTCTAATTGTATTTAGTTCGCTGGGTGGACTATCATTCAAGTAAAACCAAGCAGTACTTTTATcctaccatcccgaagaaggcataTTTTTGCTGCTGAAATATTGATAAAGATAGTACTAATCATCTGGTTATTGCTGTGTCCTCTTTTTGTTTGAAACCAAGTAGCcatttcacacaaaaacgaaaagcTTTTCTCTTCTTTGGCAGTTTGGACACAATGTAAGATGTGCATGTAGTCTTCCGATAAATTTCGAAGTGTACAGTGTACGTTATCCTCGGGCAATTATTTAAGTGAGATAAAACCCTTTACAATGTAAGCAGGCTGATTAGATATGTGTTATAGATGGCCCATCATACAAAACGAAGGGCTGTTTGGCATGTGGGGCACAATCTAAGATGTCCGTGTAACTGTCTCTCCCCGCGAGTTTCAAAGAGTACTTTATTCCCTTTAGGGACAATAATGTAAGTGAGATAAAGCCTTTTACATTGTAAGCAGGTCAATGAGATAAAATAAAAAGTGTTGTAGATGACCTACCCTTCAAAAACGAAGGACAGTTCTCCTCTGTAGAAGTTGAAGAACCATCTAATATTTCCATGTAGAAGTTCTCTTCTGACGAGTTTTGAAGTGAGCATTGCCCGCTGTGGTATCTCGGTTGTATTTCAAGGCTTTCTGGTATGGATGGTGTAACATCTGTGCCTAAAGTGAAGAAAACATGTCTTTGTTATGGCTTGAGGTTTTCTCTTCCTTTTCAAGGGATAATTCACAAATGCACTTTGCAGCTTCATTAAGCCGATGCTTGTTGAATTTGTTTGGCTGAATTCTGCAcatagccacacacacacttggacatgcggacgcacacacatacatttatatACACACAAAGCAAGAACGCAGGGTCATTGTCCAAACAAAAAGTTCAGAATTTTTAATCTGTATAACATATGTCAAGTCTTGAACATAAGGTATTCTCTGTATTTTTGTCATTAAAACTCAACGACACAAACGTTTAATACTGCACTTATACCCCTGATTTGTTTGCGTTCATGTTACGCAAAATGTTTGTAATGTGTTTAACTCAAGACAATCGATCTGTGGGGTAGTTTTAAACTCTTTCCCCGCGAACAAAGAAAAACGCCTGTGAAACACACTGATTTATTACTTCAATTTTCATGGCGAAAGTTTCTTATTTAAAAATGTAAAGCTCATGAGTAGTCACATGACACGATTCCCAATGGATCCCACAGGAAGCTTTAATACTGCACAGTTTCAGAATTCTACTCACGCCGCTTCTTCAGGAAAACGATGACAGCAACATTGACGAGAAGAGCAATAAGCACCAGGACGACCAGAGGAACCACGATGACAGTGACGTCACGAAGAGAATCGTGTCCATGTGTAACAGTTCCTAGAATGTCTGGAGTAGTTTCGTCATGGGTCGATTGCTCGTCGCGAGTgtatgacgtcacagcaagTCGCGTCGTGCTCTCCTGCACACGTTCTGTCGTTTCTGGGACATCAAACACACCAAGACAACAACAAGAATAACCATAAttagaacaaaaacaaggacgAGAACATcaacgacaacagcaacaactacaataacaacgaccaccaccatcatcaccaccaccatcaccaccaccacaacaacagcaagaacaagaacaacaacaacaacaacaacaacaacaacatcaacaacaaccttCTGGAGATCCTCGTCTGCTATTcaaatatataaaaacaaaatcataaaGTCCAGCACatcaatttctctctctctctctccctccctccctcgatctctcatcactctctctctctctctatttctctctctctctatttccctctctctctattgctGTCTGGCtctcacactttctctctctctatctctctctctctctctctctctctctctctctctctctctctctctctctctctctctctctctctctggaagaAAGATCTTACCAGGATGGAGAAGGCGAAGGTTAAAGGAGAGCCTGGAAGCATGTCCTGTGACACCATTCTGGGCTTCTATTCGCCATGACCCCTCATCGTCCTCACTCAGGTGCTTCAACACCACCACCATGCGTAGATAAGGAGGGGATCCGTCCATTGCCACTTCGCTGATGGTATTTATGGTATACATTAGCATAAAGGCATCAAGTCCTTCTACCTACAACTTTTCAGAGGCCcggtgaaaacagttcggctaaCATTCTaagatctggccagacttttacGTGGGGCTAGACCATCCCTCGTCTTGGACATTTACCAAAATCAACACCCTTGAATGCTTTTTGTGCGGAATGAGTTTTTTGgataaaaaataatttcacaGATTACCAATAGTGTCTGTTAAAAAACTAATTCATCCAAACAATTCTCACACTGCACAGAAAGGACCTCggatgttgatgtttggtaCGTGTCAAAGTGGActgatggtcttgtcccatgtaaattAAAGCATGGTCAGATCTGAAGTCGTGAGTGGAATAGTTTACACAAGAAGGCCAGTGCCTATGAGGTTCTAGATCAGCATTAATTTTAGAGAAGCATAAGTAGGTCGTTACACTGTGAAGTTGGTGTTAGCAAGTAGCATTTGAGGTATTAATTTAGCATCAACAGTGAGGGGAGATACTTATTCGATGGCGTTAGTGTTAGCATTTAATTATTACCGTTCGTACCAATGGCAGTATTAATTAGTCTTAAGCGTGAGGAGGTCGTTACactgttatgttggtgttagcAAATAGTATCAACATTTTTGACATTAAATTATAGCCTCACCATTACAGTAAAATTATCTGGTGACGTGCTAAGTGTTAGCAATAATTATCAGCATTTGCAGCACTAATTTAGCATTACCATGAacgggtaagagagagagagagagagagagagagagagagagagagagagagagagagagagagagagagagagagagagagagagagagagagagagagatgtttctTTTTCAATCACCCATACCTGTCACTGCTGTTGCAGTTCATTCTCTTCTCAGCCCTCTCTTGTGCATTATTCAAACGTGTGAtgaaacaagactggattgccTTCGTGTATGACTTCACCTCGAAGTGAAGAGTAGTGTCCATCCCTAGGAAGGCAGTGAATGACTCTGGCTCATCGCGAGGGATGAATTCCAATGGACCTTTGAAAATAAAAGTCATATTCTTTGCCGTTGATACGATTCGGCTACCTATCTCAGATCCggccaggctttcacatgggatGAGGCCAGCtagccctccacttggacaacATACCGAAAATCAACAGTCTGTGGGTGCTTTTTGTGCTGAGTGGGGAATGTGTTgagaattaatttcttaaaggCTATATCTAACAATCTGTGAAAGGAAGTCATGCAAATTCCATCCCCGCACAGGAAGCACTAAGTACTCTATTTGACAATTTTTAGACAAACTTTTCCTAAACGTTTTTGctgacaaaaatatatataacaagaggcgaagccatcaaggctcacgtgagaaatcgacaaacagtaacacaaactcaatcactccgtcacacatacacacacacacacacacacacacacacacacacacacacacacacacacacacacacacacacacacacacatacacacacacacacacacacacacacacagaaagagcataggtgaaactgtgcaagaaagcgagacactagatctagatctgtctgtctgcatgtagcctacttacagggacacgactgccaacaagagtctcggcccgctcaaaataataataaccgagactttcagtacttccttcgcgtgacgtctacccctcttacgtcataatgtgacgtcaatgtaatgtgacgtcttcaaatgttagagtttctaccacagacatacacacgcacaaacacacgcacacacacacacacgcacacacacacgcacgcacagacagacaaagttacgatcgcataggctacacttacgtgagccaaaaaccaaacCCACCGTACACGTCCATGCAATGAACGGTTTACTGTGACTTCGACAACCCCAGAGGCAGACTTGCTTCCACACTTACATTTCACCAACAGTGCAGCAGTTTTGCGTTCCTTCGTTCCTTCCACCTCACAGGTATACTGACCCGTGTCATCACACTTGGTCTGTCCCCCTGCTCTCAGCGAATGAGGTCGATATTTGGCCAACTCTGCCGCGACAACAACCTTCTGGTCCTTCTTCAGAAGAACTCTTTTTTGCGGGTTCCCATCCTCGAATTGGCAGACGGCTTGGAAGAAAGCCCCTTGGCCTACAACGTTGGGCTCTACGGGTGTGTAGTTGAAGTAGAACGTGTTGATCGTTGTGGGGTCTGCACATAACATTGAAGATAAGATCAGATAAGAAAATGGTGTTGTAAATTTGTTTTTGTGCATGATCTTATTAATTCAATGTCCTTTATTTCATGTTTACACAAGGATTTTGTTTCTTTAAACAATATAAGACAATATTGAATGCAACTACATTCAGATATATTGAATGCTACTGCAACTGCTTTATGAATGAAAGGGGGTTGGTTTCAGGCCAATCAGTGACTGTAAAACCCTCAAAGGCAAGTataatttttggtatgtgtccaagtcgaAGGATGGCCTTATAAANNNNNNNNNNNNNNNNNNNNNNNNNNNNNNNNNNNNNNNNNNNNNNNNNNNNNNNNNNNNNNNNNNNNNNNNNNNNNNNNNNNNNNNNNNNNNNNNNNNNNNNNNNNNNNNNNNNNNNNNNNNNNNNNNNNNNNNNNNNNNNNNNNNNNNNNNNNNNNNNNNNNNNNNNNNNNNNNNNNNNNNNNNNNNNNNNNNNNNNNtgtgtgtgtgtgtgtgtatgtgtttgagaGTAATAGTGATAATGACACTGTCGTCACAAATAATTAACAACACTTTCAATCACGAAATATCACAAATGAAGCAATGTTCACACAACACCCACGCAAAAACTTAGCCCACACACTTGCGAGAAAAGAAAGGAGAGCTATAACCAAACAATTTAATcacaaaaacaggaaaacgGTGTTCAACTTCCATCGACATTCTGTCACTCGACTCGCGATCAATCAATCCTTCATGACGTCACACGAACAACTACGTCATCACGACGTCAGCCGCTGTTTAAGGGCAGTTCGCGGTCTGCTCATCCCAGTTATCACCACAGTCGTCATCTCCGTCACACAGCCACTGGTCCTCGATACACACATTGGTGTTGCTGCATTTCACTTCGTGGGCAGGGCACGTGTACAGGTCTGcgaacagaaaacaaaacagaaatcaGTCACAACATGTCtgaagaaaacagaaaacagaaaaagaattCAGTCACAACATTTCTGAAGAAAACGGAAACGGAACAGAAATCAATCACAACAGAAAATCGCAACagaaaatcaaacagaaatcaGTCATAACATTTAtgaagaaaacagaaaacagaacAGAAATCAGTCATAGCATTTCTGAAGAAAACCAAAAAACGAACAGAAATCAGTCACAACATTTCtgaagaaaacagaaaacagaacAGAAATCTACACAACATTTCTGAAGAAAACAGAACACAGAACAGAAATCAGTCACAACATTTCTGgagaaaacagaaaacagaacTGAAATCAGTCACAACATTTCtgaagaaaacagaaaacagaaaacacaacaacaacaacaacaacaacaacaacaacaacaacaacaacaacaacaacaacaacaactcaccACACAGCTGTTCATCACTTCCATCACCACAATCGTTGTCCCCGTCACAGCGGAATTCTGTGGGGATGCACTTATTGTTCTGACATTTAAACTGGTGCGTTCCCGAACAGTCAGTGGCTGCAACACAGATATAAAAGTAACATGCAATGTAGCCAGAGTCGTTACGTTTTCCTAGTATCACAACCTCTAGGCCTTCTTCAATTGAGCCCCAGGTTGACTTCGCCAAAAAAAAATCAGGCTTTAATTGAGCTCAATGTTGACTTCGCCAAGAACAAAATCAGGCTTTAATTGAGCCCTAGGTTCACTTCGCCCCAAAAAAATCAGACACTAAGATACTCACATGGGCGCGcacagcacaaacacacacagaccaacacacacagattcacaaaccacacaaaccacacacacacacacacacacacacacacacacacacacacacacacacaaacacacacacacacacacacacacacacacacacaaacacacacaaacacacacacacacacacacacactccccctccctccccccaaccCCAAACACACAGAAGAAGCTTACGGCAATTTCTCTCATCGCTGTTATCGCCACAGTCGTTGTCGGTGTCGCACGTCCACTCGTCCTGTATACATGACCGATCGTTACACTGGAACTCGTCCACACCGCATACCGCACGTGTCGCTGAAACAGCAAAAAACACAAAGTGATGCCAacgatagaaagaaagaaagaacacttcCACTCGTCCTGTATGCATGTGTGATCGTCACATATAAACTCGTCCACACCACATACCGCACGTGTCGCTGaaacagcaatacacacacacaaacaccatccTGATAATACAGAGATGGTACGGTTTAGTTAAAGCAGATTAAACCCGTTGTATTCAGTAAGTCAAACCAGTAATCTAGCAAACGCAAGCGCATCCCCTGCCATACGGGGCAAAAACGCATCGCATAACGTACACAAAACACACTGTTCATTGGAGGCTATACGCTTCCAAACACAACAACTTCATTTTAAAAATAGAATGCTGAAACACTGATTCTAAGGCATTcctcgtgtgtgttgtcatctattcaaccCACAAACGAACTCTGAAgctcatttgtgaccctccaccacggattgagtcgcatgtcacctcgcgcggttctgcgctaggcttaatataagtccggggggtgtctggtaacagtgtgagggtcaccttcgtcacaggcttataactcgaaaaagtttttgctcttttctaaaacggttttcaccactggatagagcataaaaagctctttaggaaaatgtaaaaatatgaaaatcatgcaacggtgacatgcgactcattccgtggtggagggtcacatttggtcGATTTCAAATCTGTACCTCTGGCAACAGCACGTGAAACACTGTGTCTTCTCAAGAACAAAAGGAAAGACGAAAATCAAAAACGCCGCGTGGAGAAATACAATCTCAAAACAACACTCAAAAACAGCCGTTGCTAATTGGAATAACTGATCGCTCAAGCTCTTGATTAAATGACTCTATGGTGTGGGACGACATTATTAAAACTTCCAACCCgaactgtatagctcttggggtGATTGGAGACAATTGTCTTGGTCAATTATATTCCTTGTAATACTCGTAAACCTTTTCTTTATTCCTTCTCTCAAGGGTATACATTTCGTCGACTAaatattatttgtttgtttcattcttaTTGATTATTTGTTAATATATCCATGTG
This region of Littorina saxatilis isolate snail1 linkage group LG8, US_GU_Lsax_2.0, whole genome shotgun sequence genomic DNA includes:
- the LOC138972283 gene encoding low-density lipoprotein receptor-related protein 8-like, giving the protein MRGLTACLLGALAIFGADAKLKGKYTHKRSTRAVCGVDEFQCNDRSCIQDEWTCDTDNDCGDNSDERNCPTDCSGTHQFKCQNNKCIPTEFRCDGDNDCGDGSDEQLCDLYTCPAHEVKCSNTNVCIEDQWLCDGDDDCGDNWDEQTANCP
- the LOC138974618 gene encoding integumentary mucin C.1-like: MHTRLHRSPTTCTTQATSPTTCTTQATSPITCTTQATSPTTCTTQATSPTTCTTQATSPTTCTTQATSPTTCTTQATSPTTCTTQATSPTTCTTQATSPTTCTTQATSPTTCTTQATSPTTCTTQAASPTCTCTTQATSPTTCTTQAASPTTCTTQAASPTTCTTQAASPTTCTTQAASPTTCTTQAASPTTCTTQAASPTTCTTQATSPTTSTTQATSPTTCTTQATGVSPHEALILHSFRILLTPLLQENDDSNIDEKSNKHQDDQRNHDDSDVTKRIVSMTRTSTTTATTTITTTTTIITTTITTTTTTFILFSALSCALFKRVMKQDWIAFVYDFTSK